One genomic segment of Canis lupus baileyi chromosome 9, mCanLup2.hap1, whole genome shotgun sequence includes these proteins:
- the RIPK3 gene encoding receptor-interacting serine/threonine-protein kinase 3 isoform X5, whose product MSGPRAPVVPAEELENPEFVGAVGLLQPHCPRPWPLLSRLLQEVVLGMCYLHSQNPVLLHRDLKPSNVLLDSDLHAKLADFGLSTFQRGSRSGAGSGKSAPAYLAPELLPDVNRKASMASDVYSFGILMWAVLAGREAEIVAQTSPVREAVCERQIRPPLTKLPLPSPETPGLERLKALMQHCWSHEPKDRPSFQECQPITEEALNLVNKEMDAAVSTVKKFLCENRGSRILSAPQPGPGGIETEGPRGTTGSHDITASEMLSKLSLKESPSSAPKKWTNLPETTRAQGDKVQPARLAGLPSDSTASSPQTPETSHFENQMASPNLAQTPGPGPEGNQGARRRGTNWPPRAPGPNPIPGSPITICDSRAVQVGDYNYLIIQEGTALSTQGQAPWGMGRGWQWASHK is encoded by the exons ATG AGCGGTCCCCGAGCCCCCGTGGTGCCTGCCGAGGAACTGGAGAATCCCGAGTTCGTCGGCGCAG TAGGACTGCTGCAGCCCCACTGTCCCCGTCCCTGGCCACTCCTCAGCCGCCTGCTGCAGGAGGTGGTGCTGGGGATGTGTTACCTGCATAGCCAGAATCCTGTGCTTCTGCACCGAGACCTCAAGCCCTCCAACGTCCTGCTGGACTCAGACCTGCACGCCAAG CTGGCAGATTTTGGCCTGTCCACATTTCAGAGAGGCTCAAGGTCAGGAGCTGGATCTGGGAAGTCAGCCCCAGCCTACCTGGCCCCAGAACTGTTGCCTGATGTAAACCGAAAGGCATCCATGGCCAGTGATGTCTACAG CTTCGGGATCCTAATGTGGGCAGTGCTAGCTGGAAGAGAAGCTGAGA TAGTGGCCCAGACATCGCCGGTGCGGGAAGCAGTGTGTGAGCGGCAGATCCGGCCCCCGTTGACCAagctgcccctgcccagccctgagACTCCTGGCTTGGAAAGACTGAAGGCATTAATGCAGCACTGCTGGAGCCATGAGCCCAAGGACAGGCCCTCCTTCCAAG AATGCCAACCGATCACCGAGGAAGCCCTCAATCTGGTAAATAAGGAGATGGATGCTGCGGTCTCCACA GTCAAGAAGTTCCTGTGTGAAAATAGAGGCAGCCGGATATTGTCTGCCCCCCAGCCAGGCCCAGGAGGGATAGAAACAGAAGGCCCTAGGGGGACCACAGGAAGCCATGATATCACAGCCTCTGAAATGCTAAGCAAACTAAGTCTGAAGGAGTCCCCCAGCTCTGCTCCTAAAAAATGGACAAACCTTCCTGAGACGACCAGGGCACAGGGAGATAAGGTTCAGCCTGCCCGGTTAGCAGGGCTACCTTCTGATTCAACAGCCTCATCTCCCCAAACTCCAGAGACTTCACATTTTGAAAATCAGATGGCCAGCCCCAACTTGGCTCAGACCCCAGGTCCTGGACCTGAAGGGAATCAG GGGGCTAGGAGACGTGGCACCAACTGGCCTCCCAGGGCACCAGGGCCTAATCCAATACCAG GTAGCCCTATTACCATATGTGACAGCCGTGCGGTGCAGGTGGGAGACTACAACTATTTGATTATACAAGAAGGAACTGCCTTGTCCACGCAAGGACAGGCACCTTGGGGCATGGGTAGAGGCTGGCAGTGGGCCTCGCACAAGTAG
- the RIPK3 gene encoding receptor-interacting serine/threonine-protein kinase 3 isoform X1 has translation MSGGRLWQSGPRAPVVPAEELENPEFVGAGGFGAVFRAWHRTWRTGVAVKILEGEAISREVRAMASLCNQHLLLPLGVTQKLQWEYACGPALLTPFMENGSLVGLLQPHCPRPWPLLSRLLQEVVLGMCYLHSQNPVLLHRDLKPSNVLLDSDLHAKLADFGLSTFQRGSRSGAGSGKSAPAYLAPELLPDVNRKASMASDVYSFGILMWAVLAGREAEIVAQTSPVREAVCERQIRPPLTKLPLPSPETPGLERLKALMQHCWSHEPKDRPSFQECQPITEEALNLVNKEMDAAVSTVKKFLCENRGSRILSAPQPGPGGIETEGPRGTTGSHDITASEMLSKLSLKESPSSAPKKWTNLPETTRAQGDKVQPARLAGLPSDSTASSPQTPETSHFENQMASPNLAQTPGPGPEGNQGARRRGTNWPPRAPGPNPIPGSPITICDSRAVQVGDYNYLIIQEGTALSTQGQAPWGMGRGWQWASHK, from the exons ATGTCTGGCGGCAGGTTATG GCAGAGCGGTCCCCGAGCCCCCGTGGTGCCTGCCGAGGAACTGGAGAATCCCGAGTTCGTCGGCGCAGGTGGGTTCGGGGCGGTGTTCCGCGCGTGGCACAGGACGTGGCGCACGGGTGTGGCGGTCAAGATCTTGGAGGG GGAGGCGATATCCAGGGAGGTGAGGGCCATGGCCAGTCTGTGTAACCAGCACCTGCTGCTCCCGCTGGGAGTCACCCAGAAGCTGCAGTGGGAATATGCCTGTGGGCCTGCTCTGCTGACTCCATTTATGGAAAATGGTTCCCTAGTAGGACTGCTGCAGCCCCACTGTCCCCGTCCCTGGCCACTCCTCAGCCGCCTGCTGCAGGAGGTGGTGCTGGGGATGTGTTACCTGCATAGCCAGAATCCTGTGCTTCTGCACCGAGACCTCAAGCCCTCCAACGTCCTGCTGGACTCAGACCTGCACGCCAAG CTGGCAGATTTTGGCCTGTCCACATTTCAGAGAGGCTCAAGGTCAGGAGCTGGATCTGGGAAGTCAGCCCCAGCCTACCTGGCCCCAGAACTGTTGCCTGATGTAAACCGAAAGGCATCCATGGCCAGTGATGTCTACAG CTTCGGGATCCTAATGTGGGCAGTGCTAGCTGGAAGAGAAGCTGAGA TAGTGGCCCAGACATCGCCGGTGCGGGAAGCAGTGTGTGAGCGGCAGATCCGGCCCCCGTTGACCAagctgcccctgcccagccctgagACTCCTGGCTTGGAAAGACTGAAGGCATTAATGCAGCACTGCTGGAGCCATGAGCCCAAGGACAGGCCCTCCTTCCAAG AATGCCAACCGATCACCGAGGAAGCCCTCAATCTGGTAAATAAGGAGATGGATGCTGCGGTCTCCACA GTCAAGAAGTTCCTGTGTGAAAATAGAGGCAGCCGGATATTGTCTGCCCCCCAGCCAGGCCCAGGAGGGATAGAAACAGAAGGCCCTAGGGGGACCACAGGAAGCCATGATATCACAGCCTCTGAAATGCTAAGCAAACTAAGTCTGAAGGAGTCCCCCAGCTCTGCTCCTAAAAAATGGACAAACCTTCCTGAGACGACCAGGGCACAGGGAGATAAGGTTCAGCCTGCCCGGTTAGCAGGGCTACCTTCTGATTCAACAGCCTCATCTCCCCAAACTCCAGAGACTTCACATTTTGAAAATCAGATGGCCAGCCCCAACTTGGCTCAGACCCCAGGTCCTGGACCTGAAGGGAATCAG GGGGCTAGGAGACGTGGCACCAACTGGCCTCCCAGGGCACCAGGGCCTAATCCAATACCAG GTAGCCCTATTACCATATGTGACAGCCGTGCGGTGCAGGTGGGAGACTACAACTATTTGATTATACAAGAAGGAACTGCCTTGTCCACGCAAGGACAGGCACCTTGGGGCATGGGTAGAGGCTGGCAGTGGGCCTCGCACAAGTAG
- the RIPK3 gene encoding receptor-interacting serine/threonine-protein kinase 3 isoform X6 — protein sequence MSGPRAPVVPAEELENPEFVGAGLLQPHCPRPWPLLSRLLQEVVLGMCYLHSQNPVLLHRDLKPSNVLLDSDLHAKLADFGLSTFQRGSRSGAGSGKSAPAYLAPELLPDVNRKASMASDVYSFGILMWAVLAGREAEIVAQTSPVREAVCERQIRPPLTKLPLPSPETPGLERLKALMQHCWSHEPKDRPSFQECQPITEEALNLVNKEMDAAVSTVKKFLCENRGSRILSAPQPGPGGIETEGPRGTTGSHDITASEMLSKLSLKESPSSAPKKWTNLPETTRAQGDKVQPARLAGLPSDSTASSPQTPETSHFENQMASPNLAQTPGPGPEGNQGARRRGTNWPPRAPGPNPIPGSPITICDSRAVQVGDYNYLIIQEGTALSTQGQAPWGMGRGWQWASHK from the exons ATG AGCGGTCCCCGAGCCCCCGTGGTGCCTGCCGAGGAACTGGAGAATCCCGAGTTCGTCGGCGCAG GACTGCTGCAGCCCCACTGTCCCCGTCCCTGGCCACTCCTCAGCCGCCTGCTGCAGGAGGTGGTGCTGGGGATGTGTTACCTGCATAGCCAGAATCCTGTGCTTCTGCACCGAGACCTCAAGCCCTCCAACGTCCTGCTGGACTCAGACCTGCACGCCAAG CTGGCAGATTTTGGCCTGTCCACATTTCAGAGAGGCTCAAGGTCAGGAGCTGGATCTGGGAAGTCAGCCCCAGCCTACCTGGCCCCAGAACTGTTGCCTGATGTAAACCGAAAGGCATCCATGGCCAGTGATGTCTACAG CTTCGGGATCCTAATGTGGGCAGTGCTAGCTGGAAGAGAAGCTGAGA TAGTGGCCCAGACATCGCCGGTGCGGGAAGCAGTGTGTGAGCGGCAGATCCGGCCCCCGTTGACCAagctgcccctgcccagccctgagACTCCTGGCTTGGAAAGACTGAAGGCATTAATGCAGCACTGCTGGAGCCATGAGCCCAAGGACAGGCCCTCCTTCCAAG AATGCCAACCGATCACCGAGGAAGCCCTCAATCTGGTAAATAAGGAGATGGATGCTGCGGTCTCCACA GTCAAGAAGTTCCTGTGTGAAAATAGAGGCAGCCGGATATTGTCTGCCCCCCAGCCAGGCCCAGGAGGGATAGAAACAGAAGGCCCTAGGGGGACCACAGGAAGCCATGATATCACAGCCTCTGAAATGCTAAGCAAACTAAGTCTGAAGGAGTCCCCCAGCTCTGCTCCTAAAAAATGGACAAACCTTCCTGAGACGACCAGGGCACAGGGAGATAAGGTTCAGCCTGCCCGGTTAGCAGGGCTACCTTCTGATTCAACAGCCTCATCTCCCCAAACTCCAGAGACTTCACATTTTGAAAATCAGATGGCCAGCCCCAACTTGGCTCAGACCCCAGGTCCTGGACCTGAAGGGAATCAG GGGGCTAGGAGACGTGGCACCAACTGGCCTCCCAGGGCACCAGGGCCTAATCCAATACCAG GTAGCCCTATTACCATATGTGACAGCCGTGCGGTGCAGGTGGGAGACTACAACTATTTGATTATACAAGAAGGAACTGCCTTGTCCACGCAAGGACAGGCACCTTGGGGCATGGGTAGAGGCTGGCAGTGGGCCTCGCACAAGTAG
- the RIPK3 gene encoding receptor-interacting serine/threonine-protein kinase 3 isoform X2, with protein MSGPRAPVVPAEELENPEFVGAGGFGAVFRAWHRTWRTGVAVKILEGEAISREVRAMASLCNQHLLLPLGVTQKLQWEYACGPALLTPFMENGSLVGLLQPHCPRPWPLLSRLLQEVVLGMCYLHSQNPVLLHRDLKPSNVLLDSDLHAKLADFGLSTFQRGSRSGAGSGKSAPAYLAPELLPDVNRKASMASDVYSFGILMWAVLAGREAEIVAQTSPVREAVCERQIRPPLTKLPLPSPETPGLERLKALMQHCWSHEPKDRPSFQECQPITEEALNLVNKEMDAAVSTVKKFLCENRGSRILSAPQPGPGGIETEGPRGTTGSHDITASEMLSKLSLKESPSSAPKKWTNLPETTRAQGDKVQPARLAGLPSDSTASSPQTPETSHFENQMASPNLAQTPGPGPEGNQGARRRGTNWPPRAPGPNPIPGSPITICDSRAVQVGDYNYLIIQEGTALSTQGQAPWGMGRGWQWASHK; from the exons ATG AGCGGTCCCCGAGCCCCCGTGGTGCCTGCCGAGGAACTGGAGAATCCCGAGTTCGTCGGCGCAGGTGGGTTCGGGGCGGTGTTCCGCGCGTGGCACAGGACGTGGCGCACGGGTGTGGCGGTCAAGATCTTGGAGGG GGAGGCGATATCCAGGGAGGTGAGGGCCATGGCCAGTCTGTGTAACCAGCACCTGCTGCTCCCGCTGGGAGTCACCCAGAAGCTGCAGTGGGAATATGCCTGTGGGCCTGCTCTGCTGACTCCATTTATGGAAAATGGTTCCCTAGTAGGACTGCTGCAGCCCCACTGTCCCCGTCCCTGGCCACTCCTCAGCCGCCTGCTGCAGGAGGTGGTGCTGGGGATGTGTTACCTGCATAGCCAGAATCCTGTGCTTCTGCACCGAGACCTCAAGCCCTCCAACGTCCTGCTGGACTCAGACCTGCACGCCAAG CTGGCAGATTTTGGCCTGTCCACATTTCAGAGAGGCTCAAGGTCAGGAGCTGGATCTGGGAAGTCAGCCCCAGCCTACCTGGCCCCAGAACTGTTGCCTGATGTAAACCGAAAGGCATCCATGGCCAGTGATGTCTACAG CTTCGGGATCCTAATGTGGGCAGTGCTAGCTGGAAGAGAAGCTGAGA TAGTGGCCCAGACATCGCCGGTGCGGGAAGCAGTGTGTGAGCGGCAGATCCGGCCCCCGTTGACCAagctgcccctgcccagccctgagACTCCTGGCTTGGAAAGACTGAAGGCATTAATGCAGCACTGCTGGAGCCATGAGCCCAAGGACAGGCCCTCCTTCCAAG AATGCCAACCGATCACCGAGGAAGCCCTCAATCTGGTAAATAAGGAGATGGATGCTGCGGTCTCCACA GTCAAGAAGTTCCTGTGTGAAAATAGAGGCAGCCGGATATTGTCTGCCCCCCAGCCAGGCCCAGGAGGGATAGAAACAGAAGGCCCTAGGGGGACCACAGGAAGCCATGATATCACAGCCTCTGAAATGCTAAGCAAACTAAGTCTGAAGGAGTCCCCCAGCTCTGCTCCTAAAAAATGGACAAACCTTCCTGAGACGACCAGGGCACAGGGAGATAAGGTTCAGCCTGCCCGGTTAGCAGGGCTACCTTCTGATTCAACAGCCTCATCTCCCCAAACTCCAGAGACTTCACATTTTGAAAATCAGATGGCCAGCCCCAACTTGGCTCAGACCCCAGGTCCTGGACCTGAAGGGAATCAG GGGGCTAGGAGACGTGGCACCAACTGGCCTCCCAGGGCACCAGGGCCTAATCCAATACCAG GTAGCCCTATTACCATATGTGACAGCCGTGCGGTGCAGGTGGGAGACTACAACTATTTGATTATACAAGAAGGAACTGCCTTGTCCACGCAAGGACAGGCACCTTGGGGCATGGGTAGAGGCTGGCAGTGGGCCTCGCACAAGTAG
- the RIPK3 gene encoding receptor-interacting serine/threonine-protein kinase 3 isoform X3: MAERSPSPRGACRGTGESRVRRRREAISREVRAMASLCNQHLLLPLGVTQKLQWEYACGPALLTPFMENGSLVGLLQPHCPRPWPLLSRLLQEVVLGMCYLHSQNPVLLHRDLKPSNVLLDSDLHAKLADFGLSTFQRGSRSGAGSGKSAPAYLAPELLPDVNRKASMASDVYSFGILMWAVLAGREAEIVAQTSPVREAVCERQIRPPLTKLPLPSPETPGLERLKALMQHCWSHEPKDRPSFQECQPITEEALNLVNKEMDAAVSTVKKFLCENRGSRILSAPQPGPGGIETEGPRGTTGSHDITASEMLSKLSLKESPSSAPKKWTNLPETTRAQGDKVQPARLAGLPSDSTASSPQTPETSHFENQMASPNLAQTPGPGPEGNQGARRRGTNWPPRAPGPNPIPGSPITICDSRAVQVGDYNYLIIQEGTALSTQGQAPWGMGRGWQWASHK; this comes from the exons ATG GCAGAGCGGTCCCCGAGCCCCCGTGGTGCCTGCCGAGGAACTGGAGAATCCCGAGTTCGTCGGCGCAG GGAGGCGATATCCAGGGAGGTGAGGGCCATGGCCAGTCTGTGTAACCAGCACCTGCTGCTCCCGCTGGGAGTCACCCAGAAGCTGCAGTGGGAATATGCCTGTGGGCCTGCTCTGCTGACTCCATTTATGGAAAATGGTTCCCTAGTAGGACTGCTGCAGCCCCACTGTCCCCGTCCCTGGCCACTCCTCAGCCGCCTGCTGCAGGAGGTGGTGCTGGGGATGTGTTACCTGCATAGCCAGAATCCTGTGCTTCTGCACCGAGACCTCAAGCCCTCCAACGTCCTGCTGGACTCAGACCTGCACGCCAAG CTGGCAGATTTTGGCCTGTCCACATTTCAGAGAGGCTCAAGGTCAGGAGCTGGATCTGGGAAGTCAGCCCCAGCCTACCTGGCCCCAGAACTGTTGCCTGATGTAAACCGAAAGGCATCCATGGCCAGTGATGTCTACAG CTTCGGGATCCTAATGTGGGCAGTGCTAGCTGGAAGAGAAGCTGAGA TAGTGGCCCAGACATCGCCGGTGCGGGAAGCAGTGTGTGAGCGGCAGATCCGGCCCCCGTTGACCAagctgcccctgcccagccctgagACTCCTGGCTTGGAAAGACTGAAGGCATTAATGCAGCACTGCTGGAGCCATGAGCCCAAGGACAGGCCCTCCTTCCAAG AATGCCAACCGATCACCGAGGAAGCCCTCAATCTGGTAAATAAGGAGATGGATGCTGCGGTCTCCACA GTCAAGAAGTTCCTGTGTGAAAATAGAGGCAGCCGGATATTGTCTGCCCCCCAGCCAGGCCCAGGAGGGATAGAAACAGAAGGCCCTAGGGGGACCACAGGAAGCCATGATATCACAGCCTCTGAAATGCTAAGCAAACTAAGTCTGAAGGAGTCCCCCAGCTCTGCTCCTAAAAAATGGACAAACCTTCCTGAGACGACCAGGGCACAGGGAGATAAGGTTCAGCCTGCCCGGTTAGCAGGGCTACCTTCTGATTCAACAGCCTCATCTCCCCAAACTCCAGAGACTTCACATTTTGAAAATCAGATGGCCAGCCCCAACTTGGCTCAGACCCCAGGTCCTGGACCTGAAGGGAATCAG GGGGCTAGGAGACGTGGCACCAACTGGCCTCCCAGGGCACCAGGGCCTAATCCAATACCAG GTAGCCCTATTACCATATGTGACAGCCGTGCGGTGCAGGTGGGAGACTACAACTATTTGATTATACAAGAAGGAACTGCCTTGTCCACGCAAGGACAGGCACCTTGGGGCATGGGTAGAGGCTGGCAGTGGGCCTCGCACAAGTAG
- the RIPK3 gene encoding receptor-interacting serine/threonine-protein kinase 3 isoform X4 gives MSGGRLWQSGPRAPVVPAEELENPEFVGAGGFGAVFRAWHRTWRTGVAVKILEGEAISREVRAMASLCNQHLLLPLGVTQKLQWEYACGPALLTPFMENGSLVGLLQPHCPRPWPLLSRLLQEVVLGMCYLHSQNPVLLHRDLKPSNVLLDSDLHAKLADFGLSTFQRGSRSGAGSGKSAPAYLAPELLPDVNRKASMASDVYSFGILMWAVLAGREAEIVAQTSPVREAVCERQIRPPLTKLPLPSPETPGLERLKALMQHCWSHEPKDRPSFQECQPITEEALNLVNKEMDAAVSTVKKFLCENRGSRILSAPQPGPGGIETEGPRGTTGSHDITASEMLSKLSLKESPSSAPKKWTNLPETTRAQGDKVQPARLAGLPSDSTASSPQTPETSHFENQMASPNLAQTPGPGPEGNQVALLPYVTAVRCRWETTTI, from the exons ATGTCTGGCGGCAGGTTATG GCAGAGCGGTCCCCGAGCCCCCGTGGTGCCTGCCGAGGAACTGGAGAATCCCGAGTTCGTCGGCGCAGGTGGGTTCGGGGCGGTGTTCCGCGCGTGGCACAGGACGTGGCGCACGGGTGTGGCGGTCAAGATCTTGGAGGG GGAGGCGATATCCAGGGAGGTGAGGGCCATGGCCAGTCTGTGTAACCAGCACCTGCTGCTCCCGCTGGGAGTCACCCAGAAGCTGCAGTGGGAATATGCCTGTGGGCCTGCTCTGCTGACTCCATTTATGGAAAATGGTTCCCTAGTAGGACTGCTGCAGCCCCACTGTCCCCGTCCCTGGCCACTCCTCAGCCGCCTGCTGCAGGAGGTGGTGCTGGGGATGTGTTACCTGCATAGCCAGAATCCTGTGCTTCTGCACCGAGACCTCAAGCCCTCCAACGTCCTGCTGGACTCAGACCTGCACGCCAAG CTGGCAGATTTTGGCCTGTCCACATTTCAGAGAGGCTCAAGGTCAGGAGCTGGATCTGGGAAGTCAGCCCCAGCCTACCTGGCCCCAGAACTGTTGCCTGATGTAAACCGAAAGGCATCCATGGCCAGTGATGTCTACAG CTTCGGGATCCTAATGTGGGCAGTGCTAGCTGGAAGAGAAGCTGAGA TAGTGGCCCAGACATCGCCGGTGCGGGAAGCAGTGTGTGAGCGGCAGATCCGGCCCCCGTTGACCAagctgcccctgcccagccctgagACTCCTGGCTTGGAAAGACTGAAGGCATTAATGCAGCACTGCTGGAGCCATGAGCCCAAGGACAGGCCCTCCTTCCAAG AATGCCAACCGATCACCGAGGAAGCCCTCAATCTGGTAAATAAGGAGATGGATGCTGCGGTCTCCACA GTCAAGAAGTTCCTGTGTGAAAATAGAGGCAGCCGGATATTGTCTGCCCCCCAGCCAGGCCCAGGAGGGATAGAAACAGAAGGCCCTAGGGGGACCACAGGAAGCCATGATATCACAGCCTCTGAAATGCTAAGCAAACTAAGTCTGAAGGAGTCCCCCAGCTCTGCTCCTAAAAAATGGACAAACCTTCCTGAGACGACCAGGGCACAGGGAGATAAGGTTCAGCCTGCCCGGTTAGCAGGGCTACCTTCTGATTCAACAGCCTCATCTCCCCAAACTCCAGAGACTTCACATTTTGAAAATCAGATGGCCAGCCCCAACTTGGCTCAGACCCCAGGTCCTGGACCTGAAGGGAATCAG GTAGCCCTATTACCATATGTGACAGCCGTGCGGTGCAGGTGGGAGACTACAACTATTTGA